In Porphyromonas cangingivalis, a genomic segment contains:
- a CDS encoding THUMP-like domain-containing protein, with protein MFDKSLIDFILAHLRDDLLQLILHQNKYPDVDIKQAVKCIEGRRKLEKKLPSWATFHDVVIPDPVMVEQASSYETALYKTRFVPSSDSIVVDLSGGLGVDSSLFARATKNKVHYLEKAPERVALASHNFSAMRLHNIIPHQGTAEIEGIELIKALSPDLIFVDPDRRAHSQKRSYFIEDSTPNIVELLPQIQSVSPKSEILIKLSPMIDLTHLRQVLESPCDIHVLSLNRECKELLVHITSHQGKERIEAIELFKDSSLILQGEASRSTPPLCSPIISSYLYDLHPSVAKIGIEHFPTLSVKVHQPHRHTHLYFSEELLEDFPGRKFKVLHSFRWQKSLLKELKGRQFNVIVKNLPMTPEALTKELKIKDGGDLYLICFSCGDKSQRQVIVAERVG; from the coding sequence ATGTTTGACAAGAGCCTTATAGACTTCATCTTAGCGCATCTGAGGGATGATCTACTACAACTTATCCTTCATCAGAATAAGTATCCCGATGTAGACATCAAACAAGCTGTAAAGTGTATCGAAGGACGCCGAAAACTAGAGAAGAAGCTCCCCTCATGGGCGACTTTTCATGACGTGGTGATCCCTGATCCCGTTATGGTAGAACAAGCCTCAAGCTACGAAACTGCACTCTACAAGACGAGATTTGTCCCCTCTTCAGACAGTATTGTAGTTGACTTGAGTGGAGGTTTGGGGGTAGACTCGTCCCTCTTTGCACGTGCGACAAAGAATAAAGTCCATTATTTGGAAAAAGCACCCGAACGTGTTGCGCTGGCCTCACACAATTTTTCAGCCATGAGGCTTCATAACATCATACCTCACCAAGGGACAGCTGAGATAGAGGGAATAGAATTGATTAAAGCCCTATCTCCAGACTTAATCTTCGTAGATCCTGATCGCAGGGCACACAGCCAAAAGAGATCCTACTTCATCGAGGACAGTACGCCGAACATAGTTGAACTCTTACCTCAAATACAGTCCGTCAGCCCAAAGTCTGAAATACTCATCAAGCTATCTCCAATGATCGACCTGACCCATCTCAGACAAGTTTTGGAGAGCCCCTGTGACATTCATGTCCTTTCACTCAACAGAGAGTGCAAAGAGCTCCTTGTACACATTACCTCCCATCAAGGCAAAGAGAGGATCGAGGCGATCGAACTTTTCAAAGACTCGTCGCTCATCCTACAAGGGGAAGCTTCAAGAAGCACTCCACCTTTATGTAGCCCGATCATCTCATCCTACTTGTACGACCTTCACCCATCAGTCGCGAAGATAGGTATCGAACACTTCCCCACCCTTTCGGTCAAGGTGCATCAACCTCATAGACACACCCATCTCTATTTCAGTGAAGAACTCTTAGAAGATTTTCCCGGGCGTAAATTCAAGGTGCTCCACTCGTTCCGATGGCAAAAAAGTCTTCTAAAAGAGCTAAAAGGACGCCAGTTCAATGTTATTGTCAAGAACCTCCCCATGACTCCTGAAGCCCTCACCAAAGAACTAAAAATCAAAGATGGTGGGGATCTATATCTCATCTGCTTCTCTTGTGGCGACAAAAGCCAAAGACAGGTAATAGTTGCAGAACGAGTTGGTTGA
- a CDS encoding type I phosphomannose isomerase catalytic subunit: MDKVELYPLKFAPIYKSKIWGGTQIHEYKGLQSSAKDIGESWEISPMDGDVSVVSEGVLQGKNLESIIKEYGEELLGKEVMKRYGSTFPLLVKLIYANDDLSIQVHPDDQYALDKHDCRGKTEMWYMLKTSPDACIYKGWSRAFLSKEALREAIKTEKLMSYLAKYKVRCGDAFYLPAGKVHTIGKGCLLLEIQEASDITYRLYDFGRKDAHGKQRELHLEEALKVLDYDVEKQENRQPDTLPITSEYFKVSLNTIVESKELILTDRDSFTILFCVEGNAVITTDKGSSSLRQGETLLLPANIRQCTISPTIVGEGLSIIDCFVPTK; this comes from the coding sequence ATGGATAAAGTAGAGCTATATCCACTCAAGTTTGCCCCGATATACAAGAGTAAGATATGGGGTGGCACTCAGATACATGAGTATAAAGGGTTGCAGTCTTCGGCCAAGGACATTGGGGAGAGCTGGGAGATCTCACCGATGGATGGAGATGTGTCTGTTGTATCCGAAGGAGTACTCCAAGGCAAAAACCTCGAAAGCATCATAAAGGAGTATGGTGAGGAATTGCTTGGCAAAGAGGTCATGAAAAGGTATGGCAGCACGTTTCCCCTACTTGTCAAACTGATCTATGCCAACGATGACCTGAGTATACAGGTACACCCGGACGACCAATACGCTTTGGACAAGCACGATTGTAGAGGAAAGACAGAGATGTGGTATATGCTCAAAACCTCACCTGATGCCTGCATATACAAAGGTTGGAGCAGAGCCTTTTTATCAAAAGAAGCTCTTCGCGAGGCCATCAAGACCGAAAAACTGATGTCATATCTTGCTAAGTACAAAGTCCGATGTGGTGATGCCTTCTACCTTCCTGCCGGTAAGGTGCATACCATCGGCAAGGGATGTCTCCTCCTGGAGATACAAGAGGCCAGTGATATCACCTATCGTCTGTATGACTTTGGTCGTAAGGATGCGCATGGAAAACAGAGAGAACTACATCTCGAAGAGGCCTTGAAGGTACTTGATTATGATGTCGAAAAACAAGAAAATCGCCAGCCTGACACATTACCGATCACCTCAGAGTACTTCAAAGTTTCGCTGAATACAATAGTAGAAAGTAAAGAACTTATACTTACAGATAGAGACTCTTTCACAATCCTATTCTGCGTGGAAGGAAATGCTGTGATCACGACAGACAAAGGTTCTTCGTCTCTCCGTCAGGGAGAGACCCTACTCCTACCTGCAAACATCCGACAATGTACCATAAGTCCTACGATTGTCGGAGAAGGTCTGTCTATCATTGACTGCTTTGTGCCTACGAAATAA
- a CDS encoding alpha amylase C-terminal domain-containing protein — protein MLEIIKQDPWLEAYEKCILSRHDYAVSRERELLGSTHKSLSDFASGHLYFGLHKTEGRWVFREWAPNATEIYFLCRTNDWKPSEGFRLSRLKGGIWELSLDHDRISHGDHYKLLIRWSGGEGERIPAWSRYVVQDPHTYLFSAVVWSPNTSFSFKHERPILGDRPLLIYETHIGMSGEEEKVSSYREFKEHILPRIAAKGYNAIQIMAIMEHPYYGSFGYQVSSFFAPSSRFGTPDELKALIDEAHRLGLLVIMDLVHSHAVKNEVEGLAKFDGTHTQYFHDGERMMHPLWNSMCFDYGKSEVLHFLLSNCKYWLDEFNFDGFRFDGVTSMLYYSHGMGQAFISYKDYYNGHQDGDAIMYLTLANKLIHEMRPSAITIAEEVSGMPGLALPFDRGGYGFDYRLAMNIPDFWIKTIKELPDEKWHPGAIWWELTNRRNDEKTISYVESHDQALVGDKTLVFRLMDKEMYWHMDKADTDATVERGISLHKMIRLACISTTNGGYLNFMGNEFGHPEWIDFPREGNEWSYKYARRQWSLQDNGFLKYEWLEAFDRAMVQHISSIKNIDTLPLQQLWSQDDEQVLAYSRGEYVYIFNFNPTKSWVDYKILAPTGEYQIILDSDDKQFGGQGRNDRSINHFTTPDALYTKEGKGFLSLYLPSRTALVLQRRKQSSGHNG, from the coding sequence ATGCTGGAGATCATAAAACAAGATCCGTGGCTCGAAGCCTACGAAAAGTGCATCCTATCGAGGCATGACTATGCAGTATCGAGAGAACGAGAACTCTTGGGGAGTACCCATAAGAGTTTGTCGGACTTTGCATCGGGCCATCTGTACTTCGGTCTCCACAAGACCGAGGGGAGATGGGTGTTCAGAGAATGGGCACCAAACGCCACAGAGATTTACTTCTTGTGTAGGACAAATGATTGGAAGCCGTCCGAAGGCTTCCGCTTGTCTCGTCTGAAAGGAGGAATATGGGAACTTAGTCTGGATCACGATCGCATTTCGCACGGAGATCATTACAAGCTCCTGATACGATGGAGCGGAGGAGAGGGCGAACGCATACCGGCATGGAGCCGATATGTCGTGCAAGATCCTCACACTTACCTCTTCTCTGCAGTGGTATGGAGTCCGAATACTTCCTTTAGCTTCAAGCACGAGAGACCGATTCTCGGAGATCGTCCTCTATTGATCTATGAGACACACATCGGGATGTCGGGCGAAGAGGAAAAGGTGAGTTCCTATAGAGAGTTCAAAGAACACATACTCCCACGAATAGCAGCAAAGGGATACAATGCCATCCAAATTATGGCGATTATGGAGCATCCCTATTACGGCTCTTTCGGTTATCAGGTCTCGTCTTTCTTCGCTCCTTCATCACGCTTTGGCACACCTGACGAGCTCAAGGCTCTCATAGACGAAGCTCATCGCTTGGGGCTACTCGTCATCATGGATCTTGTTCACTCTCATGCTGTAAAGAATGAGGTCGAAGGCCTTGCAAAGTTTGACGGCACACATACCCAATACTTCCATGATGGAGAGAGGATGATGCACCCACTTTGGAATTCGATGTGCTTCGACTATGGGAAGAGCGAGGTTCTCCACTTCCTTTTATCCAACTGTAAATACTGGCTGGATGAGTTTAACTTTGACGGCTTCAGATTCGACGGTGTCACATCCATGCTCTATTATTCTCACGGTATGGGTCAAGCTTTTATCAGCTATAAAGACTATTACAACGGTCATCAAGATGGGGATGCAATCATGTACCTGACATTGGCGAACAAATTAATACACGAAATGCGCCCTTCGGCAATCACCATCGCCGAAGAAGTCAGTGGGATGCCCGGACTTGCACTGCCTTTCGATAGAGGTGGATATGGTTTTGACTATCGTTTGGCAATGAACATCCCGGACTTTTGGATAAAAACCATCAAGGAATTGCCTGACGAGAAATGGCATCCCGGCGCAATATGGTGGGAACTCACCAATAGGCGGAATGATGAGAAGACCATATCTTACGTCGAGAGTCATGATCAGGCATTGGTAGGTGATAAAACCCTTGTCTTTCGCCTGATGGACAAAGAAATGTATTGGCACATGGACAAGGCTGATACTGATGCCACCGTAGAGAGAGGGATATCCTTACACAAGATGATACGCCTTGCTTGCATCTCTACGACCAATGGAGGGTACCTCAACTTCATGGGCAACGAGTTCGGACACCCGGAATGGATCGACTTTCCGAGAGAAGGTAATGAATGGAGCTACAAATATGCCCGCAGACAATGGTCACTGCAGGACAATGGCTTCCTTAAATACGAGTGGCTTGAAGCCTTCGACAGAGCGATGGTGCAACACATCTCAAGCATCAAAAATATCGATACCCTGCCCCTACAACAGCTCTGGAGTCAGGATGACGAACAAGTCCTGGCCTACTCAAGGGGAGAGTATGTGTACATCTTCAATTTCAATCCCACCAAGTCTTGGGTCGACTACAAGATATTGGCACCGACCGGAGAATATCAGATCATACTGGACAGCGACGATAAGCAGTTTGGGGGACAAGGGCGAAACGACAGATCAATCAATCACTTCACAACACCGGATGCGTTGTACACAAAGGAGGGCAAAGGCTTCCTAAGCCTCTATCTTCCCTCTCGCACTGCATTGGTGCTACAAAGAAGGAAACAATCATCAGGACATAATGGATAA
- a CDS encoding carbon-nitrogen hydrolase — MKVGIIQQHNTPDHSDNKQRLATSIRKVAGEGAELIVLQELHNGLYFCQREDVSLFDEAETIPGPSTEYFGELAKELGVVIVLSLFERRAPGLYHNTSVVLEKDGSMAGKYRKMHIPDDPAYYEKFYFTPGDLGFKPIETSVGRLGVLVCWDQWYPEAARLMALAGADLLIYPTAIGWESSDPSAEKDRQRDAWVTVQRGHAVANGLPVVSVNRVGYERDESGVTGGITFWGTSFVAGPQGEMLEMLPTDCEATAVVDIDMKRSENVRRWWPFLRDRRIENYGDILRRFID; from the coding sequence ATGAAAGTCGGAATTATTCAACAACATAATACTCCCGATCACTCAGACAACAAACAAAGGCTCGCAACCTCAATACGTAAGGTGGCAGGCGAAGGGGCTGAGTTGATCGTACTTCAAGAGCTTCACAATGGTCTGTACTTCTGTCAGAGGGAGGATGTATCGTTGTTTGATGAGGCTGAGACCATCCCCGGTCCTTCGACAGAGTATTTCGGAGAGTTGGCCAAGGAGCTTGGCGTGGTCATTGTCCTATCTCTCTTCGAAAGAAGGGCACCCGGGCTTTATCACAACACTTCGGTCGTCCTCGAAAAGGATGGTTCCATGGCGGGTAAGTACCGAAAGATGCACATCCCCGATGACCCGGCTTATTATGAGAAGTTTTACTTCACGCCGGGAGACTTAGGCTTCAAGCCGATAGAGACGTCTGTGGGTCGGCTGGGAGTACTGGTCTGCTGGGATCAGTGGTACCCCGAGGCTGCAAGGCTCATGGCACTCGCAGGCGCAGACTTGCTCATCTATCCGACGGCCATCGGATGGGAGAGCAGTGATCCCTCGGCCGAAAAGGATCGCCAGCGTGACGCTTGGGTGACCGTACAGAGAGGGCATGCCGTGGCGAATGGTCTTCCAGTGGTATCCGTCAACAGGGTAGGATACGAGAGGGATGAGAGCGGAGTGACAGGGGGAATTACTTTTTGGGGGACGTCTTTTGTCGCAGGTCCTCAAGGTGAAATGCTCGAAATGCTCCCGACAGACTGCGAAGCTACCGCAGTCGTCGACATCGATATGAAAAGAAGCGAAAATGTACGCCGTTGGTGGCCATTCCTACGTGATCGCAGGATAGAAAACTATGGCGACATTTTGAGACGATTTATCGACTGA
- a CDS encoding agmatine deiminase family protein: MTSTNQLIPEWAPQDAVLIAWPTSRMDWAYILDEVEATYVNIAKSILRHEALIVLCDDAQHIRTLLGDGHKHKLILVDGLQPNDTWARDFAPLSCMREGKRSIVDFGFNAWGMKFAANVDNTLSRILYHERELFAKDVEYINALDFVCEGGALETDGHGSLLSTASVLWEANRNPNTPRSEQLARLSKELGTPNIHVLGVPAMEGDDTDGHIDTLARYCDPQTIVYNYTANPDDATFETMQAFRAEVEALKDVKGQRYRTFALPIPSPLYDEDGLQLPATYANFLIINGAVLVPIYGTSEDETALEILSSVFSDREVIGIDCRALVKQHGSLHCITMQFPKGFINPDLL; the protein is encoded by the coding sequence ATGACTTCAACCAATCAGTTGATCCCCGAATGGGCACCCCAAGATGCGGTACTCATAGCGTGGCCGACCTCCCGGATGGACTGGGCGTACATCCTTGATGAGGTAGAGGCGACCTATGTGAACATCGCTAAAAGTATACTTCGTCACGAGGCATTGATTGTCTTGTGCGACGATGCTCAACACATACGTACCCTCTTGGGGGACGGACACAAGCACAAACTCATACTTGTGGACGGACTACAACCCAATGACACTTGGGCGAGGGACTTTGCTCCGCTGTCTTGTATGAGGGAGGGCAAGAGGAGTATCGTGGACTTCGGGTTCAATGCCTGGGGGATGAAATTTGCGGCGAATGTCGACAATACCTTATCAAGGATCTTGTATCACGAACGGGAACTTTTTGCAAAGGATGTCGAGTACATCAATGCCCTCGATTTTGTGTGTGAGGGAGGTGCTTTGGAAACCGATGGACATGGGTCGCTGCTATCGACGGCTTCTGTCCTTTGGGAAGCCAACCGAAACCCCAATACCCCACGAAGTGAGCAGTTGGCAAGACTGTCTAAAGAGCTTGGCACACCGAACATCCATGTGCTGGGTGTCCCTGCCATGGAGGGGGACGATACAGACGGACACATAGACACACTGGCGAGGTATTGTGATCCTCAGACCATCGTCTACAACTATACAGCCAATCCCGATGATGCCACATTCGAGACCATGCAGGCCTTCAGGGCGGAGGTAGAGGCTCTGAAAGATGTGAAAGGGCAACGCTATCGCACCTTTGCTCTACCTATCCCCTCTCCTCTCTATGACGAGGATGGACTACAACTGCCTGCGACTTATGCCAACTTCCTAATCATCAATGGTGCCGTACTTGTGCCTATCTACGGTACATCTGAAGATGAGACGGCATTGGAAATCCTCAGCTCCGTCTTCTCTGATAGAGAGGTCATCGGCATCGACTGTCGAGCCTTGGTAAAACAACATGGCTCGCTGCACTGTATCACAATGCAGTTCCCCAAGGGGTTCATCAACCCTGATTTGCTATAA